Within the Hyalangium gracile genome, the region CGCCACTCGGGCGCACCTTTCCCTTTCACCTCTTCACCTCACTTCAACCCGAGGCGGGTACTGCTCGCAGCGCCCGCTCCATCTGTCTCACCCGCAGCACGATCCCGGAGGGGACCATGACGACGCAGCAGAACACCCCGATGATTCCGGAGGCGCAGCGCGGGCCCGCCGAGCGACTGCTCGAGCTCGTGCTCAACGGCTCCGCGCACCTGTGGCACAACCGGCCCGGCCTGGATGTCAACGGCACCTGGCAGCCGGCGCCCCGCGGCAAGGCGGTGGTCTCGCCTCAGGCGAAGCGGGTGAGCCCGGGACTCTTCGTGCCGGCGGCGGTGAAGCTGTACCGGCAGATCCTGGACATCTACAAGCTCAACACGGACCTGATGGCGCACTTCGCGTCCTACGCGCTCACGCAGACGGACTGGCGTGACCTGAAGGTGGCCACCTGCGCGCTGATGCTGGTGCAGGGGCACGCGGGCCAGCCCGTGCGCGAGAACGACGGCAGCGTCGCCTTCTACGACGACGACCACCGGGCCATCGGTGAGGCGATGATCCTCCACTACGAGCGCAAGTCCACGCGCATGCTGACGCCCAAGGCGGTGCTGCGGGTGGCCGAGCTGCTCGAGACGCCGGAGATCGCACGCCTCAACCGGGAGGCCGGGTTCGGTGACCCGGGCTCGAAGCGGCCTCCGATGGGTCGGTGGAAGCGCGTGGCGCACAAGTGGCTCCAGGCGCGGGAGAAGAACCTGCCCATGCTCGAGGGTCTGGTGAAGGCCGGCTACAAGGAGACGCTGAAGAGGCTCGCCCGCAAGGCCGGCTACAAGCCGGAGTCGCAGGCGTTCTTCGAGGTGCTCGGCTGGAAGCAGAAGCAGTCCGCGGGGGGCCACCGAGCGGTGGGCCTCGAGGGGCTGCAGCTGATCAAGCGCGAGCGCTTCGACGGCCTCTCCGAGGCGGAGATCTGCGAGTGGATCGAGACCGATCGCCTCTCCTACAAGGAGGTGGTGGGTCGGCTGCCGAAGGACGTGGGGCTCACGCCGGCCATCATGGTGGCGCTGCTGCCGTCGCTGTCCGACCGTGACTTGCGGATGATGACGCCGACGCTGGAGGAGCTGGGCCTGCTGTCGGAGCCGACCATCCGGGCGCGCTGGGAGAAGGCCGTGCAGTCGGCGACCGACCAGCGGGCACTGCACATCGTGAAGAACGTGCGGAGCAAGGAGCTGCGCGAGAAGCTCGAGGAGGCGAGCGACAACGCGGCTCGGCAGGCCGTGGCGGAGGCAACCGCGGAGGCGGACGTGAGGGTGATGTTCCTCATCGACAAGTCCGGCTCCATGGAGGGCGCCATCGAGCAGTCCAAGGAGGCGCTGGCGCGCATCCTCGCGGGCTTCCCGATGGACAAGCTGCACATCGCGTCGTTCGACACGGTGGGCACGGTGCTCAAGCCGAAGGCGTCCAGCCGCATGGCGGTGCAGCACATGCTGCAGGGCATCAAGGCGTCGGGCGGTACGACGCACGCTGCCGCGGTGCACGCGTTGCACCGGGACGGCGTGAAGGTGCCGGCGGAGGCGAAGCTCATCGTCATCGTGGTGGGTGACGAGGCGGGCGAGGCGGGTGACCAGTTCGCCCGCGTCTTCCGCGACTGCGGCTACACGCCGGCGGCGATGGCGCTGTTGGTGAGCGTGGCGAGCACGCGGGGCAACACCGTGCGGACGTGCGCGGGGCAGCTCCGGGTGCCGTTCAGCGAGGTGTCGGTGGATCAGTTCGCGGACCCGTACCAGGTCCCGCGGGTGCTCAAGGCGCTGATGGACGCGCCGACGGCTCCTGGCGCCAGCCAGTCCGGCTGGGTCGAGCGGGTGATGCGGACGCCGCTGCTGAAGGTGGCTTGAGCCACAAAGGCGCCACCATTCCAGGGAAACCTGGAGTGGTGGCGCTCTTCATTTCTGGAGTCTCTTGGCGGTCGGCCCCTGCCCTGCACGACCGGCCGCAAGAGGTCGCGCGGATCGGCGGGAAGCTGCTCCATGACCTGCTCGACTTCCCCTTCGCTGATCTGCTCCCGGATGGCGTCGAGCACGGCGTGAGGGTGAACTTGGGTCAAGACAGGGCTGCCGCTGTGGAGAGCGGAGGTCCATGAGACTCTCTGCGCAGAGCATTGACGAGGCGATGGGCACGACGGGTCGTCTCCGGCTCGCGAAAGCGAGGACTCAAGCGCAGGACCCACTCCACGGCAGTTGGGAGGTCCATCAAGTGACCAGGGGAAACGTAGACCGGGCTGACGCCGCGTCGAGTCCTGACAGCCATACCGACCACCTCGCCTCGGTGCCGGATCTCGGCCGTCGCACCGCGCTCTTCCCCCAAGGGTCCATGAGTCCCCACCAGGAGCGACTTTGCGCACCCAATGGAGGGCACTCCAAAGAGCAGCCCGCCATGGCAGGCCAATCCCAGGCGGCGCGGATGGGCAATCCCCTGCCCATCGAAGACGATCAGATCCGGCGCCTGCGCCAACTTCCTCCAGGCAGCGGCAAGCACCGGCAGTTCCCGAAAGGAGAGCAGCCCAGGCACATAAGGGAATCGGAGCGGGACGGCGGCTCCTTCCTGGGCTACGGGAGCGAGTGATTCCGCGTCGAGAACGACGAAGCCCCCAAAGCCCATGTCGTTCCCACGCTCCGTGGAGATGTCCGCGCCGGTGACCCGAGATACCCGCCATCCCGCCGGCGGACGGAGCACCAACCGCTCACGAAGAGAGTTCTGAAGAGCCACGGCTTCCTGGGGCGTGACATCCCAGCCATGCAGAGGTTTGAGTTCCATGCACCACCCATCTGCACCCAATCTATACCCATCAGGTCACGCATGGCATGACCTACCTGGTGCGTAGTGCATGGACGGTCGCTCAGATGCCAGGCACGAAACCGGGCAGTTCAGGAAGCGAAGACTTCAGTGCGGAGCCGAGAGACGGTCCAGGATGAGCCCGAAGAAACTCCCGTCCCCGAGAAAGGCCCATCCGAGATGGGCATGGCAGGCACCGCAATGGGCGTACTCCCAGGCGTAGCCTGCAAACCAGGAGTCCTCGGAGGTAGGTGGGCCTGTCCGGATGCAGCCCTCTGCCTCGGCGAAGCATCCAAAGAGGAAGACGAAGCCGGAGGGGTTGACGCGGGTGTGGCTATGCCTTCCGTTGATGGTGGTGCGGTGACGCTCGCGGGTAATGACGTGACCACAGCGGGCGCAGCACAGCGGCGTCTCTGGAGACAAACTCTCAGGAGCGTCCGTGGGCCGTGCTGCTGGCTTTTGCTCCGGAGCAGCGTCCCCCTTGAGCCAGAGCGTCACCGGCATCAGAGGCTCGCACCAGCCAGCCTGCCAGGCGTGCGAGCCTCCGTCATGCCCTGCTTGTTCGATACCGCGCCAGCTCAAGGCACAGGCGGGTACAGGAACTCGAGGATCTGCTCGGTCCGAGCCGCCCAGGCCGCCTCATTGTGCCTGGCGCCCTCGGCCTCGACGTACTCGAGGTCGGTATCCAGCACCCAACCCTTGGAGACGAGTGCGTCCCGCAGCACTCGCGTATCTTCTACGGTCTTCTGGGACTCCGCTGCGGTGCCCTCTTCGTTGGTTCCAATGTCCAACCAGATGCGCAGCGCCAGCTTGTCCGCGAGGTTGTTGACGCGCGTGACGATGTCGCGATCCGCCCACCACACCGAGGGCGAGACGACGCCGAGCCGTGTAAAGGTGTCCGAGTGCTTCATTCCAAAGTACATGGACACGAGCCCTCCCAGCGACGAACCAGCAAGCCCTGTGAACTCAGGCCCCTCCTTCGTCCGGTAGGTGATGTCGATGAGTGGCTTGACCCTCTCCACGAGCAAGCGCCCGTAATCATCGGCCTTGCCACCCCCGTACTGAGCGGTGGGAACCTGCGTGTACTCAGGGATGCGATCGTCGGTGTTGTAGACGCCCACGATGATGATGGGTTCCATCTCCCCGGCCTCGATGAGCCGCTGAGCCGTCTCGTCCACGCCCCACTCGACGCCGAAGGAAGCCGTCCTGGCGTTCATCA harbors:
- a CDS encoding vWA domain-containing protein, producing the protein MTTQQNTPMIPEAQRGPAERLLELVLNGSAHLWHNRPGLDVNGTWQPAPRGKAVVSPQAKRVSPGLFVPAAVKLYRQILDIYKLNTDLMAHFASYALTQTDWRDLKVATCALMLVQGHAGQPVRENDGSVAFYDDDHRAIGEAMILHYERKSTRMLTPKAVLRVAELLETPEIARLNREAGFGDPGSKRPPMGRWKRVAHKWLQAREKNLPMLEGLVKAGYKETLKRLARKAGYKPESQAFFEVLGWKQKQSAGGHRAVGLEGLQLIKRERFDGLSEAEICEWIETDRLSYKEVVGRLPKDVGLTPAIMVALLPSLSDRDLRMMTPTLEELGLLSEPTIRARWEKAVQSATDQRALHIVKNVRSKELREKLEEASDNAARQAVAEATAEADVRVMFLIDKSGSMEGAIEQSKEALARILAGFPMDKLHIASFDTVGTVLKPKASSRMAVQHMLQGIKASGGTTHAAAVHALHRDGVKVPAEAKLIVIVVGDEAGEAGDQFARVFRDCGYTPAAMALLVSVASTRGNTVRTCAGQLRVPFSEVSVDQFADPYQVPRVLKALMDAPTAPGASQSGWVERVMRTPLLKVA
- a CDS encoding endonuclease V; its protein translation is MELKPLHGWDVTPQEAVALQNSLRERLVLRPPAGWRVSRVTGADISTERGNDMGFGGFVVLDAESLAPVAQEGAAVPLRFPYVPGLLSFRELPVLAAAWRKLAQAPDLIVFDGQGIAHPRRLGLACHGGLLFGVPSIGCAKSLLVGTHGPLGEERGATAEIRHRGEVVGMAVRTRRGVSPVYVSPGHLMDLPTAVEWVLRLSPRFREPETTRRAHRLVNALRRESHGPPLSTAAALS